A region of Oncorhynchus gorbuscha isolate QuinsamMale2020 ecotype Even-year unplaced genomic scaffold, OgorEven_v1.0 Un_scaffold_5145, whole genome shotgun sequence DNA encodes the following proteins:
- the LOC124028971 gene encoding 60S ribosomal protein L9, giving the protein MKTILSNQTVDIPDGVEVRLKGRTVIVKGPRGVLRREFNHINLELSLLGKTHKKLRVDKWWGNRKELATVRTICSHVQNMIKGVTMGFRYKMRSVYAHFPINVVMQESGALVEIRNFLGEKYIRRVRMRQGVSCAVSAAQKDELILEGNDIELVSNSAALIQQATTVKNKDIRKFLDGIYVSEKGTVVQKED; this is encoded by the exons ATGAAGACCATTCTCAGCAACCAGACTGTGGATATCCCCGACGGTG tcgAGGTGAGGCTGAAGGGGCGGACTGTCATCGTCAAGGGTCCCCGGGGGGTTCTCCGCAGGGAGTTCAACCACATCAACCTGGAACTCAGCCTGTTGGGCAAGACGCACAAAAAG ctgCGTGTGGATAAATGGTGGGGCAACAGGAAGGAGCTGGCCACAGTCAGGACCATCTGCAGTCACGTCCAGAACATGATCAAGGgagttaccatg ggtttCCGCTATAAGATGCGCTCGGTGTACGCCCATTTCCCCATCAACGTTGTGATGCAGGAGAGTGGAGCTCTGGTGGAGATCAGGAACTTCCTGGGGGAGAAATACATCCGCCGGGTCCGGATGAGACAGG gtgtGTCCTGTGCCGTGTCTGCAGCCCAGAAGGATGAGTTGATTCTGGAGGGGAACGATATTGAGCTGGTGTCTAACTCTG ccgCTCTCATCCAACAAGCCACCACGGTCAAAAACAAGGATATCAGAAAGTTCCTGGACGGAATCTACGTGTCTGAGAAGGGAACGGTCGTCCAGAAAGAGGATTAG